Proteins from one Gossypium raimondii isolate GPD5lz chromosome 8, ASM2569854v1, whole genome shotgun sequence genomic window:
- the LOC105792044 gene encoding uncharacterized protein LOC105792044, with protein sequence MATAPIKSQPLHNFNFPFLKWGAHGGGSSSAATADHSRSPESDSDHDRLRPTRVGSRSTRIHRSSFPPPPKPIKQSHREEEQQQQREEESSKPRENEAEEDEEETVQRPWNLRPRKVVMETSAAVVTSAAEKTSETVGPKSMRLRGFAENGGVAEKKEKRKFWIALSKEEIEEDIFVITGSRPARRPKKRPKNIQKQLDNVFPGLWLVGTTADAYRIADAPVKK encoded by the exons atggcTACTGCACCGATAAAGTCTCAGCCTTTACACAACTTCAACTTTCCGTTTCTTAAATGGGGGGCCCACGGAGGTGGTAGTTCATCCGCTGCCACCGCCGATCACAGCCGTTCTCCTGAATCCGACTCGGACCATGACCGCCTTCGTCCGACGCGTGTCGGGTCACGCTCCACCCGCATTCACCGCTCATCCTTTCCTCCCCCACCGAAACCCATCAAACAAAGCCACCGCGAAGAAGAACAACAACAGCAGCGAGAAGAGGAGTCATCAAAGCCGCGAGAAAATGAAGCTGAAGAAGATGAGGAGGAGACTGTGCAGAGACCATGGAATTTGAGACCTAGAAAAGTGGTGATGGAGACGTCGGCGGCGGTAGTGACATCGGCGGCGGAAAAGACGAGTGAAACGGTGGGTCCGAAGTCGATGAGATTAAGGGGTTTCGCTGAAAATGGGGGAGTtgcagaaaagaaagaaaaaaggaagttCTGGATAGCTTTATCAAAGGAAGAGATTGAGGAAGACATCTTTGTTATAACAGGATCAAGACCTGCAAGAAGGCCCAAGAAAAGGCCAAAGAATATTCAGAAACAGCTTGAT AATGTTTTCCCTGGGTTATGGTTGGTTGGTACGACGGCTGATGCTTACCGTATTGCTGATGCTCCTGTTAAG AAATAG